Proteins found in one Miscanthus floridulus cultivar M001 chromosome 4, ASM1932011v1, whole genome shotgun sequence genomic segment:
- the LOC136549782 gene encoding isochorismate synthase 2, chloroplastic-like isoform X2 encodes MPPPSSSRYSPGRLLLAARPLAGTTVGRWARLSCSLSMNGCAPGAGDRGAVCVREARALPAAPAPHDAVGQLRAAVDALIGSDAPPPTAPSGIIRIEVPIRQRVDAIEWLHAQTALLPRCFFSARAPLPDAPALAGTSTCGNGNGNGQRQQPVSVAGVGSAVFFRGTEPFSLADWRAIKRFLPRDCPLIRAYGAIRFDATSDASVEWEDYGSFYFIVPQVEFNELEESSVLATTIAWDDSLSWTWQNAVEELQSTLRKIWTCSVQGNKTSLQTAIVSLNHVPTKASWDLAVTKALQMIKRRQRELVKVVLARCSRYITDTCIDPVELLACLKVEGQNAYQFCIQPPDAPAFVGNSPEQLFHRKHLNISSEALAGTRARGKTRADDFQIGQDLLLSTKEDIEFTIVRDSIKNKLEMICDEVVVHPSKALRKLPRVQHLSAQLAARIRNEDDEFEILNTLHPSPAVCGLPTEEARRFIRDHEIFDRGMYAGPVGWFGGAESEFAVGIRSALLGKGHSTLVYAGAGIVEGTNPSFEWDELDLKASQFAKLLRYQEQHIRYQEAENLGTVI; translated from the exons ATGCCGCCACCGTCTTCCTCGCGCTACTCTCCCGGCCGGCTACTACTCGCCGCGCGCCCGCTGGCTGGCACCACG GTGGGGAGATGGGCGCGCCTGTCGTGCTCGCTGTCCATGAACGGGTGCGCGCCGGGCGCCGGTGACCGCGGCGCGGTGTGCGTGCGCGAGGCGCGCGCGCTGCCGGCCGCGCCGGCGCCGCACGACGCCGTGGGCCAGCTCAGGGCCGCCGTGGACGCGCTCATCGGGTCCGACGCGCCGCCGCCGACCGCGCCCTCCGGCATCATCCGCATCGAGGTGCCCATCAGGCAGCGGGTGGACGCCATCGAGTGGCTGCACGCGCAGACCGCGCTGCTGCCCCGCTGCTTCTTCTCAGCCCGGGCGCCGTTGCCCGACGCGCCTGCGCTCGCCGGCACCAGCACCTgcggcaacggcaacggcaatGGCCAACGACAGCAGCCGGTGAGTGTCGCGGGCGTGGGCTCGGCAGTCTTCTTCCGAGGGACGGAGCCCTTTTCTCTCGCTGATTGGCGCGCAATCAAGAG ATTTCTTCCAAGGGACTGTCCACTGATCCGTGCATATGGCGCCATCCGTTTCGACGCTACGAGTGATGCTTCAGTGGAGTGGGAGGACTATGGCTCATTCTACTTCATTGTTCCTCAA GTTGAGTTCAATGAGCTCGAGGAAAGCTCCGTCCTTGCGACGACAATCGCGTGGGATGACTCGCTTTCATGGACATGGCAGAACGCCGTGGAGGAGCTCCAATCAACTCTGCGAAAG ATATGGACTTGTTCTGTTCAAGGGAACAAGACCAGCCTACAAACAGCCATAGTAAGTCTCAATCATGTCCCAACCAAGGCATCTTGGGATCTTGCAGTTACTAAAGCTCTTCAGATGATCAAAAGGAGGCAAAGAGAATTGGTAAAG GTTGTACTGGCAAGGTGTAGCAGATACATTACTGATACTTGCATTGACCCTGTGGAACTGCTAGCTTGCTTGAAG GTTGAGGGCCAAAATGCTTATCAATTCTGCATACAACCACCAGATGCTCCTGCGTTTGTTGGAAATAGC CCAGAGCAACTATTTCACCGGAAACACTTGAATATTTCCAGTGAGGCTCTAGCTGGTACTCGAGCAAGAGGAAAAACAAGGGCAGATGACTTTCAAATCGGTCAGGATTTGCTTCTAAG TACCAAAGAGGATATCGAATTTACTATAGTACGGGACAGCATAAAGAACAAGCTGGAG ATGATCTGTGATGAGGTGGTTGTCCATCCCAGCAAGGCTCTGCGGAAACTTCCAAGAGTACAGCATTTGTCAGCACAGTTAGCTGCGAGAATAAGGAACGAAGATGATGAG TTTGAGATTCTAAATACTCTTCATCCGAGTCCAGCTGTTTGTGGCTTGCCCACTGAAGAGGCGCGCCGATTCATACGAGATCATG AAATTTTTGACCGTGGAATGTATGCTGGTCCTGTTGGTTGGTTTGGAGGAGCTGAAAGCGAATTTGCTGTTGGGATTAGATCAGCGTTACTTGGAAAA GGTCACAGCACTTTAGTGTACGCCGGTGCGGGGATTGTTGAAGGTACAAATCCATCTTTCGAATGGGATGAACTTGATCTCAAAGCATCTCAG TTTGCAAAGCTGTTGCGGTACCAAGAACAACATATTCGCTACCAAGAGGCTGAAAATTTGGGAACAGTCATCTGA
- the LOC136549784 gene encoding uncharacterized protein At4g33100: MVFGRSKSSSSTTPSAPSKAAAACSELRTAYHECFNRWYAEKFAKGQWQRDDCADHWHKYRACLEEHLEDKHLRQILLDAETSAFYARPEADPPSGQGTTK; the protein is encoded by the exons ATGGTGTTCGGCCGGAGTAAATCATCTTCGTCGACGACGCCGTCCGCGCCCTCAAAGGCGGCGGCCGCGTGCTCCGAGCTGCGCACCGCGTACCACGAGTGCTTCAACCGGTGGTACGCGGAGAAGTTCGCCAAGGGGCAGTGGCAGAGGGACGACTGCGCCGACCACTGGCACAAGTACCGCGCCTGCCTCGAG GAACATCTGGAAGACAAACATCTGAGGCAAATCCTACTGGATGCAGAAACTTCCGCATTTTATGCCAGGCCTGAGGCTGACCCTCCCTCAGGACAAGGAACTACAAAATGA
- the LOC136549782 gene encoding isochorismate synthase 2, chloroplastic-like isoform X1 has translation MCRAVRAPSSSHRPQLTHSQCCCPASVTSRLTRARAAHRCRHRLPRATLPAGYYSPRARWLAPRHVGRWARLSCSLSMNGCAPGAGDRGAVCVREARALPAAPAPHDAVGQLRAAVDALIGSDAPPPTAPSGIIRIEVPIRQRVDAIEWLHAQTALLPRCFFSARAPLPDAPALAGTSTCGNGNGNGQRQQPVSVAGVGSAVFFRGTEPFSLADWRAIKRFLPRDCPLIRAYGAIRFDATSDASVEWEDYGSFYFIVPQVEFNELEESSVLATTIAWDDSLSWTWQNAVEELQSTLRKIWTCSVQGNKTSLQTAIVSLNHVPTKASWDLAVTKALQMIKRRQRELVKVVLARCSRYITDTCIDPVELLACLKVEGQNAYQFCIQPPDAPAFVGNSPEQLFHRKHLNISSEALAGTRARGKTRADDFQIGQDLLLSTKEDIEFTIVRDSIKNKLEMICDEVVVHPSKALRKLPRVQHLSAQLAARIRNEDDEFEILNTLHPSPAVCGLPTEEARRFIRDHEIFDRGMYAGPVGWFGGAESEFAVGIRSALLGKGHSTLVYAGAGIVEGTNPSFEWDELDLKASQFAKLLRYQEQHIRYQEAENLGTVI, from the exons ATGTGCCGTGCTGTCCGGGCCCCGTCTTCATCCCACAGGCCACAGCTCACTCACTCACAGTGCTGCTGTCCGGCCTCCGTCACCTCACGCTTGACGCGCGCGCGCGCAGCGCACCGATGCCGCCACCGTCTTCCTCGCGCTACTCTCCCGGCCGGCTACTACTCGCCGCGCGCCCGCTGGCTGGCACCACGGCAT GTGGGGAGATGGGCGCGCCTGTCGTGCTCGCTGTCCATGAACGGGTGCGCGCCGGGCGCCGGTGACCGCGGCGCGGTGTGCGTGCGCGAGGCGCGCGCGCTGCCGGCCGCGCCGGCGCCGCACGACGCCGTGGGCCAGCTCAGGGCCGCCGTGGACGCGCTCATCGGGTCCGACGCGCCGCCGCCGACCGCGCCCTCCGGCATCATCCGCATCGAGGTGCCCATCAGGCAGCGGGTGGACGCCATCGAGTGGCTGCACGCGCAGACCGCGCTGCTGCCCCGCTGCTTCTTCTCAGCCCGGGCGCCGTTGCCCGACGCGCCTGCGCTCGCCGGCACCAGCACCTgcggcaacggcaacggcaatGGCCAACGACAGCAGCCGGTGAGTGTCGCGGGCGTGGGCTCGGCAGTCTTCTTCCGAGGGACGGAGCCCTTTTCTCTCGCTGATTGGCGCGCAATCAAGAG ATTTCTTCCAAGGGACTGTCCACTGATCCGTGCATATGGCGCCATCCGTTTCGACGCTACGAGTGATGCTTCAGTGGAGTGGGAGGACTATGGCTCATTCTACTTCATTGTTCCTCAA GTTGAGTTCAATGAGCTCGAGGAAAGCTCCGTCCTTGCGACGACAATCGCGTGGGATGACTCGCTTTCATGGACATGGCAGAACGCCGTGGAGGAGCTCCAATCAACTCTGCGAAAG ATATGGACTTGTTCTGTTCAAGGGAACAAGACCAGCCTACAAACAGCCATAGTAAGTCTCAATCATGTCCCAACCAAGGCATCTTGGGATCTTGCAGTTACTAAAGCTCTTCAGATGATCAAAAGGAGGCAAAGAGAATTGGTAAAG GTTGTACTGGCAAGGTGTAGCAGATACATTACTGATACTTGCATTGACCCTGTGGAACTGCTAGCTTGCTTGAAG GTTGAGGGCCAAAATGCTTATCAATTCTGCATACAACCACCAGATGCTCCTGCGTTTGTTGGAAATAGC CCAGAGCAACTATTTCACCGGAAACACTTGAATATTTCCAGTGAGGCTCTAGCTGGTACTCGAGCAAGAGGAAAAACAAGGGCAGATGACTTTCAAATCGGTCAGGATTTGCTTCTAAG TACCAAAGAGGATATCGAATTTACTATAGTACGGGACAGCATAAAGAACAAGCTGGAG ATGATCTGTGATGAGGTGGTTGTCCATCCCAGCAAGGCTCTGCGGAAACTTCCAAGAGTACAGCATTTGTCAGCACAGTTAGCTGCGAGAATAAGGAACGAAGATGATGAG TTTGAGATTCTAAATACTCTTCATCCGAGTCCAGCTGTTTGTGGCTTGCCCACTGAAGAGGCGCGCCGATTCATACGAGATCATG AAATTTTTGACCGTGGAATGTATGCTGGTCCTGTTGGTTGGTTTGGAGGAGCTGAAAGCGAATTTGCTGTTGGGATTAGATCAGCGTTACTTGGAAAA GGTCACAGCACTTTAGTGTACGCCGGTGCGGGGATTGTTGAAGGTACAAATCCATCTTTCGAATGGGATGAACTTGATCTCAAAGCATCTCAG TTTGCAAAGCTGTTGCGGTACCAAGAACAACATATTCGCTACCAAGAGGCTGAAAATTTGGGAACAGTCATCTGA